DNA from Parageobacillus thermoglucosidasius:
ACTGCAGCAATTTCTCTGCATACGGAGTGCGCATAATTCTTCGCACCCTTCCAACTGATCGACCAACAATCACTGTTTCGTTCTCACTGGCATTGGTGATTAACTGTTTGTACGTCTCATGAAACGGCGCATCTTTTGTTGCAATGAGGCGCGTACCTAATTGAACTCCTTGAGCGCCAAGAGCGAATGCAGCGAGTAATCCCCTGCCGTCTCCAATTCCGCCGGCAGCTACGACAGGAATGCGGACAGCGCTTGTGATTTGTGGGATCAACGCCATTGTCGTCAATTCTAACGTCGAATTAATTCCCGCTGCTTCATATCCTTCAGCAACAATAATATTTGCCCCCGCTGCTTCCGCTTTTTTCGCCTGTTTCACCGAAGCGGTCACGACAATTATTTTCACGCCTTGTTCTGCAAGACGTGGAATAAGCGGTGCCGGATTCCCCGCTGACAATGAAACGACAGGAACGCGATGTTTGAAGACTAACGATATCATTTCGTCTACATACGGCGTTACTTGAATCGGAATATTAACGGCAAACGGTTGGCTTGTTCTTCGCTTTGTTTCGATGATGATTGCTTCCACGTCATCGGGCGGCATTGTGCCAACACCAATCGTTCCAAGCCCTCCCGCTTCGGACACGGCACTAGCCAGCTGCGCGTTGCTAATATTGCCCATTCCCCCTTGAATGATCGGATAACGAATATGTAGCAAACGGCAAATATCATTCATAAAATTCCCACCCCGTAAAAATTGTGTTATACTTATCATAACCTTACCATACTTTAAGGAGGATGGGAATGATTTATTGTTACAATGGAAAAACGCCGAAAGTGGACGATACAGTATTTATCGCTCCTGGCGCTCATATTATCGGCGATGTTACGATTGGAAAAGAATCGACCATTTGGTTTAATGCCGTGTTGCGAGGCGATGAAGCACCGATTATTATTGGGGAGCGCTGCAGCATTCAAGATAACTCGACATGCCATTTATATGAGGGATCGCCGCTTGTGGTGGAAGACGAAGTGACGGTCGGCCACAATGTCATTCTTCACGGCTGCACCATTCGAAAACGCTCTATTATCGGCATGGGTTCCACGATTTTAGACGGTGCCGAAATCGGCGAAGAATGCATTATCGGGGCGAACACGTTAATTCCTTCCGGCAAAAAAATTCCGCCGCGTTCTCTTGTCATGGGTTCTCCGGGAAAAGTTGTCCGTGAAATTACTGAAAAAGATTTAGCACTTATTCAATTGTCGATTGATACGTACGTTCAAAAAGGGAAAGAATATCGTCAACTGTTAGCAGATCGAAGCAAAAAAGCATAAAAGCACTGCTTTCCATCAGCAGTGCTTTTATGCTTTTCAGTGGAAAAGTGTCATTCCACAATAAAAGGATGATCATAGACATCATATTCCTCGTCTTTTTTCTCTAGTTCATTTCCATCCATAAACACAGATTCAAAAAAACGGCTAGCCGGAACAGCTAACTCCTTGTAATATTCACTAAATAATGCGGCAGCATGGCTCCCCATCCACTGTTTTGGAAGCAGCTCTTCTGGCAATCCCGGATCGATAAACAGAAACTTGCGATATTCATGCACGAGCTTCGTTCTCTCGACAAAACATTCTGCATCTGACATTTCCCCGCGCTGAATTTTATGTTTATCAATAATGTATTTTTGGCTATAAATAGAAATAAACTCCTCGTACTTTTGGTTAATTTCATCCAAGTCCCAACATTTCTCAACTAATCGCTTGTTCGTGTGTGGTCCGTCATATTGCGCGATAAAGAAATCGACATATGGTTCAATCTCATATTTATCGATTAAATCATACACTTGCTTTTCTAAATTATTCGGAGAAATCCAGCAGCTGTTGGAAATCGTGCCAAAACCGCTCCAAACGAGCTCTTTGCGCAATTCGTCCCGCACATTCCGTATTTCTTCAGGAATCGTATACACTAAAATACGCCACTTGCCGTCCCATTTTTCCGGGCGGATTTTATAAATACGTTTTGCAGCTTCTTCCATGCGTTTAATTCCCCGTTCCGTCAACGAATAGTAGCTTTTATTCCCCTTTTTTTCCGCTTTTACCCATCCTTGCTTGCTCATTCGCGAAACCGCAGCACGAACAGCTTGGTCATTATGCCCAAACTCTTTTAATAAGCGAATTAGGCTGCCAATCCAAATTTTGTTTCCATAATGACGGATATAATCACCGTAAATAGTAAAAATCATCGACCGCGTATTCATGCTCATTGTGGACACCCTTTATCTTGTTTTCAAGATATAATCGTAACAAATTTTTATTACGACGACAAGACGAACGAAAAAAAAACGTTAAATAAAAAGGGGAGGCTCATGCGATGAGTCACTCCCCTGTAAATTGTGGTTTTCGCTTTTCGCTAAATGCAGCTAATGCTTCTAAGCGATCTTTCGTCGGAATCGTTAATTCGTATGCTTTCGCTTCAATGGCGATCCCTGTTTGC
Protein-coding regions in this window:
- the paaX gene encoding phenylacetic acid degradation operon negative regulatory protein PaaX, which encodes MNTRSMIFTIYGDYIRHYGNKIWIGSLIRLLKEFGHNDQAVRAAVSRMSKQGWVKAEKKGNKSYYSLTERGIKRMEEAAKRIYKIRPEKWDGKWRILVYTIPEEIRNVRDELRKELVWSGFGTISNSCWISPNNLEKQVYDLIDKYEIEPYVDFFIAQYDGPHTNKRLVEKCWDLDEINQKYEEFISIYSQKYIIDKHKIQRGEMSDAECFVERTKLVHEYRKFLFIDPGLPEELLPKQWMGSHAAALFSEYYKELAVPASRFFESVFMDGNELEKKDEEYDVYDHPFIVE
- a CDS encoding gamma carbonic anhydrase family protein yields the protein MIYCYNGKTPKVDDTVFIAPGAHIIGDVTIGKESTIWFNAVLRGDEAPIIIGERCSIQDNSTCHLYEGSPLVVEDEVTVGHNVILHGCTIRKRSIIGMGSTILDGAEIGEECIIGANTLIPSGKKIPPRSLVMGSPGKVVREITEKDLALIQLSIDTYVQKGKEYRQLLADRSKKA
- a CDS encoding NAD(P)H-dependent flavin oxidoreductase; protein product: MNDICRLLHIRYPIIQGGMGNISNAQLASAVSEAGGLGTIGVGTMPPDDVEAIIIETKRRTSQPFAVNIPIQVTPYVDEMISLVFKHRVPVVSLSAGNPAPLIPRLAEQGVKIIVVTASVKQAKKAEAAGANIIVAEGYEAAGINSTLELTTMALIPQITSAVRIPVVAAGGIGDGRGLLAAFALGAQGVQLGTRLIATKDAPFHETYKQLITNASENETVIVGRSVGRVRRIMRTPYAEKLLQYEKEGVSLEKFNEYTSEDRHRRGALQGDFYEGFVNAGQIAGLIEDMPTVAELFQQMMEEAKQQLNKLNTLLHS